One Pseudomonas sp. B21_DOA genomic window, CCACCTCGATGGCCGAGCCGATCTGGCTGGCGTACATGGTCAGGAACACGTTGGGCAGCAGGCCCAACACCATCAGCGTATTGACGATGCCGCCGAGCAAAAATGCCGACCAGGCGATGATGAAGTAACGCGCCACCCGCAAGCCGCGCCACCAGGCGAGAATCCCGGCGGCAAAGATCACCACGGTGAAGGTCAGCGCCAGTGTGGTCGCCAGGCGCAGGGCCAGGGCGTAACTGGTCATCAGCGACAGACCGATCACCAGCGCACTGAAGGCAACCAGACCGATCAGCAAACGGTCCAGCCAAGGGCTGTGAGTCTTGGTCTGCAGGAAACTGCGAGCGAACTGGCTGCCGAACAGCCCGGCGCAACCGATGAAAAACGGCGTCGCGGCGTTGGCCCACCACGGGTTGTCCGGCCAGAAATACTCGACCGCCGCGCCGTTCACCGACAATTGATAGAGGCCGAATGAGCCAATGTAGAAGATGTAATAGAGGTAACTGGTGTCGCGCACGCTCAGGTAGATGAACAGGTTGTAGACCAGCATCCCCAGCAGCACGCCATAAATGATGCCGAGCACATACAGGCGCACCGGTTGGTCTTCGAGGTACGCGGTGCTCGACCACAACGTCACCGGCGCCTGGATCGAGCCTTCGCTGGCCAGGCGCAGGTACAACGTCTGTTGCTGATTCGGTTTGAACGGCAGATCGAACAGGTAATTGTTCTGGCGGATCTCGCGGCTGGCGAACGGCAAAGCATCGCCGGTCTGGCGCACCAGTCGGTAGTCGCCGCTGGCGTCGGGCAAGTACAGATCGAGGTGATCAAGCGGCGGATACGCCAGTTCCAGCAGCCAGGTGCGCTGGGCGACCGGGTTGCTCGGGCGGTAATGCAGATCGATCTTCAGCCAGAACGCCGAACGCGAGTAACCGGCATTGAGCGTGGCCTTGTCGTGGGCTTTGAAATGGCCGGCGGCATCCTGTGCGCGGACGTCGGCAATCGTCGCCTGACCGCTCGGGTCTTCGAACACTTGCAGCGATCGGCCCAGCGGCAGGCTCTGGGTGAATTCGTCGAATTCGACAGCGCTCGCCATGAGGGGCAAGCAGAACAGCAACATCAGCAAATAGCGCATTGAAGCCCCAGCGTGGCTCGTCCGGTTGTGTCAGGAAGCCCCCATTCCCTTTGAGTAGACGTAAAACCGGTATTACCTATGATTGTTTGGATCCAGACTAGCATAGCCGCTGATGGCCATTGAGCACCATGGAAATTTTTCCTACAACGGCTCTAGAACGGGCGTTCCAGGGCAAAGCACCGAGATAGAGCTGTTGGGTTGGTCAACTCGCGACGACAGCCTCCTTGATAGATGACCAATTGTGGCGAGGGGATTTATCCCCGTTCGGCTGCGAAGCAGTCGCAAGTCCATCCAGCGAGATGTGTCAGAAAGAACCGGATTGCAGGGTTTGGGGCCGCTTCGCAGCCCAACGGGGATAAATCCCTCGCCACAAATGTGCTCCAAATAAAGACTGCGGGGTTGTCCGACAATCTGCTCGCAAACACCGTGAGTACTGAACCCCAAAATCAGCTTTGGTGGTAAGCTCGCGCACCATGAATATCTACAGCTCCCGCCCCGTTGTCCTCTGTCTCTCCGGCCACGACCCCAGTGGTGGCGCCGGCTTGCAGGCAGATATCGAAGCCTTGCTCGCGCAGGGTTGCCATGCGGCTCCGGCCGTCACCGCCCTGACCGTGCAAGACACCGTCAACGTCACTGACTTCCGCGTCCTCGACCGTGAGTGGGTATTGGCCCAGGCCAACGCCGTGCTCAACGACTCCGAAGTCGCGGCGGTGAAACTGGGCATGCTCGGCTCGCTGGAGATGGTCGACACGGTCGTCGAACTGCTCTCGGCGCACCCGCATCTGCCGGTGGTCTGCGACCCGGTGCTGCGTGCCGGCGGCGGCGGACGCCTGGGCAAGGACGAGGTCGGCTACGCGATGCGCGAGCGTCTGTTGCCGCTGTCGATCATTGCTACCCCGAATCTTCCCGAGGCGCGAATCCTTGCCGAACTGCCCGAGGGTACGGCCGACGAGTGCGCGGAAAAACTTCTGCCATTCATCAAAAACCTGCTGATCACCGGCGGCCATGGCGACGAAACTGAAATCCACAACCGCGTGTACAGCCGCGACGGCCTGCGCGAAACCTTTATCTGCCAGCGTCTGCCGGGTAGCTATCACGGCTCCGGCTGTACGCTGGCCAGCGCTTTGGCCGGGCGACTCGCTCAGGGCGAACACTTGGCCAGTGCCGTGCGCAGTGCGCTGGATTACACCTGGCGGACGCTGCGCGATGCCGAACAACTGGGCAAAGGCCAGTTCGTGCCGCGTCGCCTGCCGCTGGATTTCTGCTCGTAACCTCGTGAGGTCTGCCCGATGAAACTACGTGGCCTGTATGCCATCACCGACAGCCAGTTGCTGGCCGGCAAGTTTCTGTCTTACGTGGAGGCGGCGCTGGAAGGTGGCGTCATCCTGCTGCAATACCGCGACAAGAGCAGCGACGAGGCCCGCCGCCTGCGCGAGGCCGAAGCGCTGCGCAACTTGTGCGAGCGCTACAAGACGCAGTTGATCATCAACGATGACGCCGAACTGGCCGCGCGCCTCAACGTCGGTGTGCATTTGGGCCAGACCGACGGCCCGCTGTCGCCGACCCGCGCCCTGCTCGGTTCGAAAGCGATCATCGGCTCCACCTGTCACGGGCAGATCGCCCTGGCCGAACAGGCCGCCAAAGAAGGTGCGAGTTACGTTGCCTTCGGCCGCTTCTTCAATTCCACCACCAAACCCGGTGCGCCGAGTTGCAGCCTCGGCTTGCTCGACGAAGCCAAACGCACGCTGCACTTGCCGATCTGCGCGATTGGCGGCATCACCCTCGATAACGCCGCGCCGCTGGTCGAGCACGGTGTCGATCTGCTCGCCGTGATCCACGGTTTGTTTGGCGCCGAGAGCAGCGCCGAAGTGACCCGCCGCGCCCGCGCCTTCAACGAACTTCTGAAAATCTGATTTGAGAGCCCGATCATGTCTCGTTCCGAAACCCTGTTTGCCAATGCTCAGAAACACATCCCCGGCGGCGTAAACTCGCCGGTGCGCGCGTTCAAGAGCGTCGGCGGCACCCCGCTGTTCTTCAAACACGCCGAAGGCGCTCACGTCACCGACGAAGACGACAAGCGTTATGTCGATTATGTGGGTTCGTGGGGGCCGATGATCCTCGGCCACAGCCATCCGGACGTGCTCGACGCGGTGCGCAATCAGCTGCAACACGGCCTGTCCTACGGCGCGCCGACCTCGATGGAAACCGAGATGGCCGATCTGGTCTGCTCGCTGGTGCCGTCGATGGACATGGTGCGTATGGTCAGCTCCGGCACCGAAGCGACCATGAGCGCGATTCGTCTGGCCCGTGGTTTCACCGGCCGCGACAGCATCATCAAGTTCGAAGGCTGCTACCACGGCCACTCCGACAGCCTGCTGGTCAAGGCCGGTTCCGGCGCATTGACCCAGGGCGTACCGAGCTCGGCCGGCGTGCCGGCAGCGTTCGCCAAACACACCCTGACCCTGCCGTTCAACGACATCGACGCAGTTGAAGCGATGCTCGCCGAAGTGGGCGAAGAGGTGGCGTGCATCATCGTCGAGCCGGTCGCCGGCAACATGAACTGCGTGCCGCCAGCGCCGGGCTTCCTCGAAGGCCTGCGCTCGCTGTGCGACAAACATGGTGTGGTGCTGATCTTCGATGAAGTGATGACCGGTTTCCGTGTCGCCCTCGGCGGTGCCCAGGCGCATTACGGCGTGACGCCAGACCTGACCACATTCGGCAAGATCATCGGCGGCGGCATGCCGGTGGGTTGCTTCGGTGGCAAGCGCGAGATCATGCAGCGCATCGCCCCGCTGGGTCCGGTATATCAGGCCGGTACGCTGTCGGGTAATCCACTGGCGATGGCCGCCGGCCTGACGACTCTGCGTCTGATCAGCCGCCCGGGCTTCCACGCCGAACTGACCGACTACACCGCGCGCATGCTCGACGGCCTGCAACAGCGCGCCGATGCCGCCGGCATTCCGTTCGTGACCACTCAGGCCGGCGGCATGTTCGGCCTGTATTTCAGCGGCGCCGACGACATCGTCACCTTCGACGACGTGATGGCCAGCGACGCGGCACTGTTCGGGCGCTTCTTCCACTTGATGCTGGAAGGTGGCGTGTACCTGGCGCCGAGTGCGTTCGAAGCCGGTTTCACCTCGATCGCCCATGGCGAAGCCGAGCTGCAACTGACGCTGGACGCTGCCGAGCGTGCCTTCGCTGCATTAAAATAATCGCCGTACCGCTGACGTTGGCTATAGCCAGCGTCAGCTTTCACCTACATAGCCACGGTTTTTCCGACGTGTCTGCGCAAAACCTGCCTGAATCGGCCGATATATTCCCCACGCAGCAGAAAAACGAGTAAAGACTTTGTAAGGTTGGCCTCGCTTATTTCATAATGCGCGCTTATTGGATCCCTCGACGGGTCCGCGTGCCCTTCAGAGGTAAGTCGATTCCCATGAACCGCACCGGCCGCACCCTTGCATTGGGCTGCCTGTTGCTCCTTCAGCCCCTGCTCGCGCATGCGCAAGCAGGCGGCAACTCGTTGTTGATCCCGGCGATGGGTCGTTGCACCCTCAATACTCAGCCGCAAGACGTCACGCAGGCATTGGCCGCCTGCCAGAAAGCGGCGGATGAAGGGGACGCGCAAGCGCAATACGAGTTGGGTGAGTTCTACTACGACGGCAAGAACGCGCCGCGCGACCTCAATCAAGCCCTGAGCTATTTCGAAAAGGCCTCGTTGCAAGGCCACGCCCAGGCGCAATTCAAGCTCGGCAGCATGTTCTTCCGCGGTGAAGGTGTGCAGGCCAATAATATCCAGGCCTACATCGTGCTTAAGATGGCAGCGGTCAACGGGGCCGAAGAGGCGCTGGACACGGCCGACGAAGTCTCGGAAAAAATGTCCCGCGAAGATCTCGAAACCGCCACCCAGGTGCTGGGGCAGATTTTCCGCAAATACCTGATGGAACTGCAGAGCGCCGATGGGCGTACGCCGTTCTCACCACTGCCATAAGCGCTGTGGAGATGACCTGTGGCGAGGGGATTTATCCCCGTTGGGCTGCGAAGCGGCCCCAAAACCTGCAACCCGATTCTATCTGACACATATTGCTGGATGGATTGCGACTGCTTCGCAGCCCAGCGGGGATAAATCCCTCACCACAAACTCATTCCAATCCAGAATCCGCTGTTACTTTTCAGGCATCGGCATCGGAAACGGCATGACATTGCCGACCGCACCACGGGCTTCGCTGATTTTCGGTGTGCCCAGACGTTCCACCTCGTCGATGCGCACGATCGAATGCATCGGCACAAAGCTGCGCACCACGCCTTCGAACTGCGCCTTGAGCTTTTCTTCGCTCGGATCTACGACCATTTGCGTGCGCTCGCCAAAGACGAATTCTTCAACTTCCAGGAAACCCCACAGATCACTCTGATAGATCTGCTTGGCGTACATTTCGAACACCTGGCCCTGGTTGAGGAAAATCACCTTGTAGATTGGAGCTTCGCGTTTGGTCATGGCGGGCGGATAACATCGGGGTAAAAATGAGGGCGCGAACTATAGCATAGCCACCGGACGCACAGCGGTAGGAACCTGACGGCTTGTTCCCTATAATGCGCGGTTCTTTGAATCACGTGACGACCCGAATCCATGGCCAAGAAGCTTTACATCGAAACCCACGGTTGCCAGATGAACGAGTACGACAGCTCGCGCATGGTCGATCTGCTGGGCGAACATCAGGCCCTGGAAGTCACCGCTCGCGCGGAAGACGCCGACGTGATTCTGCTCAACACCTGCTCGATCCGCGAACGCGCGCAAGACCGCGTGTATTCGCAACTCGGCCGCTGGCGCGAACTGAAACTGGCCAATCCGGACATGGTCATCGCTGTCGGCGGTTGCGTGGCGAGCCAGGAAGGCGCGGCGATCCGCGATCGCGCACCGTACGTCGACGTGGTGTTCGGCCCGCAGACCCTGCACCGCCTGCCGGAGATGATCGACGCAGCGCGCAGCAGCAAGCTGCCGCAGGTCGACGTGTCGTTCCCGGAAATCGAAAAATTCGACCATCTGCCCGAGCCGCGTATCGACGGCCCGAGTGCTTACGTGTCGGTGATGGAGGGCTGCAGCAAGTACTGCACGTTCTGCGTGGTGCCGTACACCCGCGGTGAAGAAGTCAGCCGACCGTTCGATGACGTGATCGCGGAAATCATTCACCTCGCCGAACACGGCGTGCGTGAAGTCACCCTGCTGGGGCAGAACGTCAACGGCTATCGCGGCCAGACCCACGACGGTCGTCTGGCCGATCTGGCCGAGCTGATTCGTGTGGTCGCCGCTGTCGAAGGCATCGACCGCATTCGCTATACCACGTCGCACCCGCTGGAGTTCTCCGACAGCCTGATCCAGGCCCACGCCGAAGTGCCGGAACTGGTCAAACACCTGCACTTGCCGGTGCAGTCAGGCTCGGATCGTATTCTCGCGGCGATGAAGCGCAACCACACGGCGCTGGAGTACAAATCCAAGCTGCGCAAATTGCGCGCCGCCGTACCAGGGATCTGCATCAGTTCGGACTTCATCGTCGGCTTCCCCGGCGAAACCGAGAAAGACTTCGAACAGACCATGAAGCTGATCGCCGATGTCGGCTTTGATTTCTCCTATTCGTTCGTCTACAGCCAGCGTCCGGGCACGCCCGCTGCCGATCTGGCCGACAACACCCCGGAGGAATTGAAGAAAGAACGCCTGAACGCGCTGCAACACCGTTTGAATCAGCAGGGTTTCGAAATCAGCCGACAAATGGTCGGCTCGATCCAGCGCATTCTGGTGACCGATTATTCAAAGAAAGACCCGGGCGAACTGCAGGGCCGCACCGAGAATAACCGTATCGTCAACTTCCGCTGCGACAATCCCACCCTGATCGGCCAGTTCGCCGATGTGCACATCGACGCCGCGCAACCGCACTCACTGCGTGGTTCTTTAATTCAATAACGCCGCATTTCTCCTGTGGAAGCGAGCCTGCTCGCGAAGGCGGTCTGTCAGACACATCAATGTTGAATGTGTCGGCGCCTTCGCGAGCAGGCTCGCTCCCACAGGTAAAGCGCAGCGGCGCTGATCGGCTGAGATATTTAAGAGCTTTCGCACCCACGCCACTGGCGTTATCCTTGATTTCATCCTAATTGCCCCAGGGCGGCTAAATACGACCTTGAACGCACCTATCGAACCACATCGTTTTCTCCTCGAGCCTTTTGAGGCTCGCCGCTTCGCCAATCTGTGCGGGCAATTCGACGAGCATCTGCGCTTGATCGAACAGCGCCTGGCCATCGAGATCCGCAATCGCGGAAACCAGTTCGAGCTGATTGGCGACCCAAAACTCACCACGTCCGCGGAAAACCTGCTGCGCCGCCTGTACCGGGAAACCAAGGGTACCGAGCTGTCGCCCGATCTGGTGCACCTGTTCATCCAGGAATCGGCCGGCGACGATCTCGACAATCCAGCCCCTGCCGAACCGACCGTCGCCCTGCGCACCAAGAAAGGCATGATTCGCCCGCGCGGCTTGAATCAGCAGCGCTACGTGAAGGAAATCCTCGGCAACGACATCAACTTCGGCATCGGCCCGGCCGGTACCGGCAAGACCTATCTGGCGGTAGCTTGTGCGGTTGATGCATTGGAACGTGAGCAGATCCGCCGCATCCTGCTGGTGCGTCCGGCGGTCGAAGCGGGTGAAAAACTCGGCTTTCTGCCCGGCGACCTGTCGCAGAAGATCGACCCGTACCTGCGCCCGCTGTATGACGCGCTGTACGAAATGCTCGGTTTCGAATACGTCGCCAAACTCATCGAGAAACAAGTGATCGAGGTCGCGCCGCTGGCCTACATGCGCGGTCGCACGCTGAACAACAGCTTCATCATTCTCGACGAAAGCCAGAACACCACCGTCGAACAGATGAAGATGTTCCTCACGCGGATCGGCTTCGGCTCTACCGCCGTGATCACCGGCGACATCACTCAGGTCGACCTGCCGCGCGGCACCAAGTCCGGGCTGCACCACGTCATCGAAGTATTGAAAGACGTGCCGGGCATCAGCTTCACCCACTTCCAGCCCAAAGACGTCGTGCGCCACCCGTTGGTGCAGCGGATTGTCGAGGCCTACGAGCGCTTCGAGACCCGTGCCGAAGCCGCGAAGGAAGCCTCGCGCGATGCTTGAGCTGGATCTGCAAATCGCCACCGAGGCCAGCGCGCCGAGTGAAGCCGAGTTCCGCCAGTGGTGCGAACTGGCCCTGCGTCAGCGCAGCGCCGACTCGGAAATGACCATTCGTCTGGTCGACGAGGAAGAAGGCCGCGAGCTCAATCACACCTGGCGCCACAAGGACTACGCGACCAATGTGTTGTCGTTCCCGGCG contains:
- a CDS encoding hydroxymethylpyrimidine/phosphomethylpyrimidine kinase, translated to MNIYSSRPVVLCLSGHDPSGGAGLQADIEALLAQGCHAAPAVTALTVQDTVNVTDFRVLDREWVLAQANAVLNDSEVAAVKLGMLGSLEMVDTVVELLSAHPHLPVVCDPVLRAGGGGRLGKDEVGYAMRERLLPLSIIATPNLPEARILAELPEGTADECAEKLLPFIKNLLITGGHGDETEIHNRVYSRDGLRETFICQRLPGSYHGSGCTLASALAGRLAQGEHLASAVRSALDYTWRTLRDAEQLGKGQFVPRRLPLDFCS
- the thiE gene encoding thiamine phosphate synthase translates to MKLRGLYAITDSQLLAGKFLSYVEAALEGGVILLQYRDKSSDEARRLREAEALRNLCERYKTQLIINDDAELAARLNVGVHLGQTDGPLSPTRALLGSKAIIGSTCHGQIALAEQAAKEGASYVAFGRFFNSTTKPGAPSCSLGLLDEAKRTLHLPICAIGGITLDNAAPLVEHGVDLLAVIHGLFGAESSAEVTRRARAFNELLKI
- the hemL gene encoding glutamate-1-semialdehyde 2,1-aminomutase, encoding MSRSETLFANAQKHIPGGVNSPVRAFKSVGGTPLFFKHAEGAHVTDEDDKRYVDYVGSWGPMILGHSHPDVLDAVRNQLQHGLSYGAPTSMETEMADLVCSLVPSMDMVRMVSSGTEATMSAIRLARGFTGRDSIIKFEGCYHGHSDSLLVKAGSGALTQGVPSSAGVPAAFAKHTLTLPFNDIDAVEAMLAEVGEEVACIIVEPVAGNMNCVPPAPGFLEGLRSLCDKHGVVLIFDEVMTGFRVALGGAQAHYGVTPDLTTFGKIIGGGMPVGCFGGKREIMQRIAPLGPVYQAGTLSGNPLAMAAGLTTLRLISRPGFHAELTDYTARMLDGLQQRADAAGIPFVTTQAGGMFGLYFSGADDIVTFDDVMASDAALFGRFFHLMLEGGVYLAPSAFEAGFTSIAHGEAELQLTLDAAERAFAALK
- a CDS encoding sel1 repeat family protein; amino-acid sequence: MNRTGRTLALGCLLLLQPLLAHAQAGGNSLLIPAMGRCTLNTQPQDVTQALAACQKAADEGDAQAQYELGEFYYDGKNAPRDLNQALSYFEKASLQGHAQAQFKLGSMFFRGEGVQANNIQAYIVLKMAAVNGAEEALDTADEVSEKMSREDLETATQVLGQIFRKYLMELQSADGRTPFSPLP
- a CDS encoding DUF1820 family protein translates to MTKREAPIYKVIFLNQGQVFEMYAKQIYQSDLWGFLEVEEFVFGERTQMVVDPSEEKLKAQFEGVVRSFVPMHSIVRIDEVERLGTPKISEARGAVGNVMPFPMPMPEK
- the miaB gene encoding tRNA (N6-isopentenyl adenosine(37)-C2)-methylthiotransferase MiaB, which encodes MAKKLYIETHGCQMNEYDSSRMVDLLGEHQALEVTARAEDADVILLNTCSIRERAQDRVYSQLGRWRELKLANPDMVIAVGGCVASQEGAAIRDRAPYVDVVFGPQTLHRLPEMIDAARSSKLPQVDVSFPEIEKFDHLPEPRIDGPSAYVSVMEGCSKYCTFCVVPYTRGEEVSRPFDDVIAEIIHLAEHGVREVTLLGQNVNGYRGQTHDGRLADLAELIRVVAAVEGIDRIRYTTSHPLEFSDSLIQAHAEVPELVKHLHLPVQSGSDRILAAMKRNHTALEYKSKLRKLRAAVPGICISSDFIVGFPGETEKDFEQTMKLIADVGFDFSYSFVYSQRPGTPAADLADNTPEELKKERLNALQHRLNQQGFEISRQMVGSIQRILVTDYSKKDPGELQGRTENNRIVNFRCDNPTLIGQFADVHIDAAQPHSLRGSLIQ
- a CDS encoding PhoH family protein; translation: MNAPIEPHRFLLEPFEARRFANLCGQFDEHLRLIEQRLAIEIRNRGNQFELIGDPKLTTSAENLLRRLYRETKGTELSPDLVHLFIQESAGDDLDNPAPAEPTVALRTKKGMIRPRGLNQQRYVKEILGNDINFGIGPAGTGKTYLAVACAVDALEREQIRRILLVRPAVEAGEKLGFLPGDLSQKIDPYLRPLYDALYEMLGFEYVAKLIEKQVIEVAPLAYMRGRTLNNSFIILDESQNTTVEQMKMFLTRIGFGSTAVITGDITQVDLPRGTKSGLHHVIEVLKDVPGISFTHFQPKDVVRHPLVQRIVEAYERFETRAEAAKEASRDA